The following are from one region of the Paenalkalicoccus suaedae genome:
- a CDS encoding exonuclease SbcCD subunit D — MRLLHTADWHIGKTIEGRDRLAEHAAFFMELKEICKDEKIDAILMAGDVFDTVNPPAKGEELFYESMARLSDNGELPIILIAGNHDHPERLSAAKQIMSSQHIYVRGLPSLEPIYVPVKDSLLQVAALPYPSESRLKTHLSESIDELALRDAYDEKIADIFSHLTKDFTSRHVQVTMSHLFVAGGASTESERPIEVGGAYTVRRSQLPTNVQYNALGHLHRPQTLKTEVPSRYAGSPLAFSFQEAGFTKSVTVIDVEPGQTATIKEIPLSSGRPLVKWKLDGIQDVFTKIEAKDDASAWIELSVNLTDAMSMEQLQKIRTEYPQIVTIRPVYQATEEEEIQREKLSIDQLFEQFYARQTGGATPDPDLTQLFMEIIEEEDHS; from the coding sequence GTGAGGTTACTTCATACTGCTGATTGGCATATAGGGAAAACGATTGAGGGGCGCGACCGCTTAGCGGAGCATGCAGCTTTTTTTATGGAGCTCAAAGAGATTTGTAAAGACGAAAAGATTGATGCGATCCTCATGGCAGGAGACGTATTTGATACGGTTAATCCGCCTGCAAAGGGTGAGGAGCTCTTTTATGAGAGTATGGCGAGACTATCTGATAACGGTGAACTGCCGATTATTCTAATAGCTGGTAATCACGATCATCCAGAGCGTTTATCGGCGGCGAAGCAGATTATGAGTAGTCAGCACATTTATGTGCGAGGACTTCCGTCGCTTGAGCCAATATATGTACCTGTTAAGGATTCATTATTACAGGTAGCGGCACTGCCTTATCCGTCGGAGTCCCGTCTTAAAACGCATTTATCCGAGTCGATCGATGAGCTGGCTCTTAGGGATGCCTACGACGAAAAAATTGCCGATATATTCTCTCATTTGACGAAGGATTTTACCTCCAGGCATGTACAGGTGACCATGAGTCATCTGTTTGTTGCAGGGGGTGCTTCAACAGAATCAGAGCGTCCGATAGAGGTTGGAGGAGCGTATACTGTAAGGCGCTCACAGCTACCAACAAACGTTCAGTATAATGCGTTAGGTCATTTACATCGACCTCAAACCTTAAAAACAGAAGTCCCAAGTCGCTATGCAGGCTCTCCATTAGCCTTTAGCTTTCAGGAGGCAGGCTTCACCAAATCCGTCACGGTTATTGATGTTGAACCAGGACAAACGGCAACGATAAAAGAAATCCCACTATCATCAGGTCGACCCCTAGTGAAGTGGAAGCTAGATGGTATTCAAGATGTCTTCACTAAGATAGAAGCAAAAGATGACGCATCTGCATGGATTGAGCTTAGTGTTAATTTGACAGATGCAATGTCAATGGAGCAGTTACAAAAGATTCGCACGGAGTATCCTCAGATCGTCACGATTCGACCGGTTTATCAAGCGACGGAGGAAGAAGAGATACAGCGTGAAAAGCTATCGATTGATCAGCTATTCGAACAGTTCTACGCCCGGCAAACAGGTGGAGCAACGCCAGATCCTGATCTGACTCAATTATTTATGGAGATAATTGAAGAGGAGGACCATTCATGA
- a CDS encoding SbcC/MukB-like Walker B domain-containing protein: protein MRPLTLTIRGLHSFREEQTVDFEYLCEGGVFGIFGPTGSGKSTILDAMTLALYGKVERAPSNTQGILHHGENQLAVSLTFSLGSNTYKVERTYKRQKEDRLVGATARLVHVSDETIVLADKATDVTAHVQDLLGLSNDDFTRAVVLPQGKFAEFLSLKGTERRLMLQRLFHLEKYGDELNRKLRSKLSHEKSQIELIEREQQGLGEISEELMKEKQQELHLAVANRDKTQEQLAKQEGQVSNVQKKRTLSVELENLQEEQRVQIEKEQDMLVLKKELDTSKEANQYKDLVAALLKETAALSDMVQTEAKMKEVSKRHREEYKQAAEAFKRAEIEKEQEVPLKVLLAKLVEVEQIEKELVAKKRKLTDVEQEKKHSESHARELSEQLEKKKKDEEKYRQAQNSFKEKIADLRNAVTNRKEIEAAYEASLPISMQEKQVNQLRRDIPTAVTTTGEKVKQAETVLEEKKLESRNISAKLQYWYDGVKMMKRQLDDVMETYKAEKKEHELLHAVALVQSNLVEGEACPVCGSHEHHIRQEKDHFRSDERLDQDYSSELSQLTELSWSLEQLSNSLPYHSEEADSYAHNEIHYGSDTFKEDWASFIASLEAKLTTVRGVLEKGQAFVRSYTEFINEHKQLETAYDYEQKELLQKKTEAKEKEVEWEKMLAEWKSTYPAFSVESIGEERDRLREKQEQVDFLQARLDKSHQAIDDVAKEKTAITEELQQANRRQLEAEQAVKELDGAIKSAEENIYSVTSGKDLSAYKEETQQSLSQLERAFKQAYERSEMAKKALQETTSKLATIDARRQDIEERLSELKEKWEVAETSLSIEDVQRHAKEAQDIRELEATLRAFDEQVNQVKGRIQSLLDELEGGPVTEEELKLEVEKQKDLRDQAGEERERVGAITEVIKQMEARLERYRELEGQKGTHGELVEKLSKLDKVFRGKEFVEFIAEEQLHTISQIATDRLKQLTRGRYALEVDSSGGFIMRDDVNGGVKRSVTTLSGGETFLTSLALALALSTSIQLNGQHALEFFFLDEGFGTLDPDLLETVIHALEKLHTDRLSVGVISHVPELRERLPRKLIVTPGEASGRGTTVKLEEM from the coding sequence ATGAGACCATTGACACTTACGATACGTGGATTACATAGCTTTAGAGAAGAGCAAACAGTCGATTTCGAGTACCTTTGCGAGGGGGGCGTATTTGGTATATTTGGACCGACCGGGAGTGGTAAATCGACGATCCTCGATGCTATGACATTAGCACTTTACGGGAAAGTCGAGCGAGCGCCTAGTAATACGCAGGGCATTTTACACCATGGAGAAAACCAGCTAGCTGTCTCTTTAACGTTTTCGCTCGGTTCCAATACGTATAAGGTGGAACGAACGTATAAACGCCAAAAGGAGGACCGTTTAGTTGGAGCTACAGCGCGACTTGTTCATGTCTCTGACGAAACAATTGTTCTTGCTGATAAAGCAACGGATGTAACAGCGCATGTACAAGATTTATTAGGTCTGTCAAACGATGATTTTACTCGTGCCGTTGTGTTGCCGCAGGGGAAGTTTGCTGAATTTTTATCATTAAAGGGAACAGAACGTCGTTTAATGCTTCAACGTTTGTTTCACCTAGAGAAGTACGGAGACGAGTTGAATCGTAAGCTTCGTTCTAAACTATCGCACGAAAAATCTCAGATTGAATTAATTGAGCGTGAACAACAAGGATTAGGTGAGATCTCAGAGGAGCTAATGAAGGAAAAGCAGCAGGAGCTTCATCTAGCTGTTGCTAATCGCGACAAGACGCAAGAGCAACTCGCGAAGCAAGAGGGGCAAGTTAGTAACGTTCAGAAGAAAAGAACACTGTCTGTAGAGCTTGAGAATTTACAGGAAGAGCAGAGAGTACAAATAGAAAAAGAGCAGGATATGCTTGTGCTTAAGAAGGAGTTAGACACTTCTAAAGAAGCAAATCAGTATAAGGACCTTGTTGCAGCTCTGTTGAAAGAAACGGCAGCACTGTCTGATATGGTGCAAACGGAAGCCAAGATGAAGGAAGTATCAAAGCGGCACCGTGAAGAATACAAGCAAGCTGCGGAAGCTTTTAAACGAGCAGAAATAGAAAAAGAACAAGAGGTTCCTCTAAAGGTATTACTTGCAAAGCTTGTTGAAGTCGAGCAAATAGAGAAAGAGCTCGTCGCTAAAAAACGAAAGCTAACGGATGTCGAGCAAGAAAAGAAACATAGTGAAAGCCATGCCCGTGAGCTATCAGAACAGCTGGAGAAGAAAAAGAAGGATGAAGAGAAGTACAGACAGGCGCAAAACTCCTTTAAAGAGAAAATTGCTGATTTGAGAAATGCCGTTACTAATCGTAAGGAAATTGAAGCGGCCTATGAGGCTAGCCTGCCAATCTCTATGCAGGAGAAACAGGTCAATCAGTTGCGTCGGGATATACCGACTGCTGTTACTACTACAGGTGAAAAAGTGAAGCAGGCAGAGACCGTACTAGAAGAGAAAAAGCTGGAATCGCGCAATATATCCGCTAAACTACAGTATTGGTACGATGGCGTAAAAATGATGAAGCGACAGCTAGATGACGTGATGGAAACGTACAAAGCAGAGAAAAAAGAACACGAGCTTTTGCACGCAGTGGCTCTTGTGCAATCGAACTTAGTTGAAGGAGAGGCGTGTCCTGTTTGTGGATCTCATGAGCATCATATCAGACAAGAAAAAGATCATTTTCGGTCCGATGAGCGTCTTGACCAAGACTACTCTTCTGAATTATCGCAGCTGACGGAACTTTCTTGGTCTCTCGAACAGCTATCCAATTCGCTCCCTTATCATAGCGAAGAAGCGGATTCTTACGCACATAACGAGATTCATTATGGAAGTGATACGTTTAAGGAGGATTGGGCTAGCTTTATAGCTAGTTTAGAGGCAAAGCTTACAACAGTGCGAGGTGTCTTAGAGAAAGGACAGGCTTTTGTACGCTCATACACGGAGTTTATTAATGAGCACAAGCAGCTCGAGACTGCCTATGACTATGAGCAAAAGGAACTGCTTCAAAAGAAAACAGAGGCAAAAGAGAAAGAAGTAGAGTGGGAGAAGATGCTTGCGGAATGGAAGAGCACGTATCCAGCATTTTCTGTCGAGTCGATTGGAGAGGAAAGAGATAGGCTCAGAGAGAAGCAGGAGCAGGTAGACTTTCTCCAGGCGAGGTTAGATAAAAGTCACCAAGCCATTGATGATGTCGCGAAAGAAAAAACGGCGATAACAGAGGAGCTTCAACAGGCAAATCGTCGTCAATTGGAAGCGGAGCAGGCGGTAAAAGAGCTTGATGGTGCGATTAAATCTGCTGAAGAAAACATTTATTCTGTTACGAGCGGCAAGGATCTATCGGCGTACAAGGAAGAAACACAGCAGTCTCTATCTCAATTAGAACGAGCATTTAAACAAGCTTATGAGCGATCTGAAATGGCAAAAAAGGCGCTACAGGAGACGACCAGTAAACTTGCTACCATAGACGCAAGAAGGCAGGATATCGAAGAAAGACTATCCGAGCTTAAAGAAAAATGGGAGGTAGCGGAGACGTCGCTTTCGATAGAGGATGTGCAACGGCACGCGAAGGAAGCTCAGGATATTCGCGAGCTAGAAGCAACCCTCCGAGCATTCGATGAGCAAGTGAATCAAGTAAAGGGGCGAATTCAGTCGCTACTTGATGAGCTCGAGGGTGGGCCTGTGACAGAAGAGGAATTAAAGCTAGAGGTTGAAAAGCAAAAGGATCTTCGTGATCAGGCTGGTGAAGAAAGAGAGCGAGTCGGTGCAATAACTGAGGTCATTAAGCAAATGGAAGCTCGGCTTGAACGATACCGTGAGCTCGAGGGTCAAAAGGGTACTCATGGTGAGCTTGTAGAGAAGCTATCAAAGCTTGATAAAGTCTTTAGAGGAAAAGAGTTTGTCGAGTTTATTGCAGAGGAACAGCTCCATACGATTAGCCAAATAGCGACTGATCGCTTAAAGCAGTTAACGCGCGGACGCTACGCATTAGAGGTCGATTCCTCCGGTGGATTTATCATGAGGGACGATGTGAATGGTGGTGTAAAGCGCTCTGTTACAACACTTTCTGGTGGAGAAACATTTTTAACGTCTTTAGCATTAGCACTAGCATTATCGACGTCCATCCAGCTCAACGGTCAGCATGCGTTAGAATTCTTCTTTTTAGATGAAGGGTTTGGTACACTTGATCCTGATTTATTGGAAACGGTGATTCATGCACTCGAGAAGCTGCATACGGATCGCTTAAGCGTTGGCGTTATTTCCCACGTGCCAGAGCTTAGAGAACGATTACCGAGAAAGTTAATCGTGACTCCTGGTGAGGCATCAGGAAGAGGGACGACAGTTAAGTTAGAGGAGATGTAG
- a CDS encoding MetQ/NlpA family ABC transporter substrate-binding protein yields MKKSLLLLPTVATFSLLAACGSDESEASNEYGELTLGATIPYSDMLEAGVKPYLEDLGYEVTITEFTDYIQPNLSLDRGDLDANLFQHLVYMEAFAEEHSLELHDVITVPTAPIGVYSNVYDSIDDIEPGSTVALANDPTNLARGLTVLRDNGLIEIDDSADPLRVTENDVKDNPLDLNFHPVEAAQLPRTLDSVELAAVNGNFAISAGFDLTTALFRDEIPADIINRVVVTEERADEQFVKDIIAAVESDEFREVIESDFQGFHHPDWMNE; encoded by the coding sequence ATGAAAAAATCACTACTACTTTTACCAACTGTTGCTACATTTTCTTTACTAGCAGCCTGTGGATCGGACGAATCAGAGGCGTCAAATGAATACGGGGAATTAACACTAGGCGCGACTATTCCTTACAGCGATATGTTAGAGGCCGGCGTAAAGCCGTATTTAGAGGACCTCGGCTACGAGGTTACCATCACCGAATTCACGGATTATATTCAACCAAACTTGTCACTTGACCGCGGCGACTTAGACGCCAACCTATTCCAGCACCTCGTGTATATGGAGGCGTTCGCTGAAGAACATAGTCTCGAGCTGCACGACGTCATAACCGTTCCAACAGCACCGATCGGCGTTTATTCCAATGTCTACGATTCCATTGACGACATCGAGCCCGGCAGCACAGTAGCACTAGCTAATGATCCAACCAATCTAGCCCGCGGTTTAACTGTTTTAAGAGATAATGGATTAATTGAGATTGATGACTCTGCCGATCCCCTTCGTGTGACAGAAAATGATGTAAAGGATAATCCACTTGATCTGAATTTTCATCCTGTAGAGGCCGCGCAGCTACCAAGAACGTTAGATTCGGTGGAGCTTGCAGCAGTTAATGGTAACTTTGCCATCTCTGCAGGCTTCGACCTAACAACAGCACTATTTAGAGATGAGATACCAGCTGATATCATCAACCGAGTTGTAGTCACAGAAGAGCGAGCTGACGAACAGTTCGTGAAAGACATCATTGCCGCAGTAGAATCCGATGAATTTAGGGAAGTAATCGAATCCGACTTCCAAGGCTTCCACCATCCAGACTGGATGAACGAGTAA
- a CDS encoding methionine ABC transporter permease, giving the protein MDSILQLLPELNAAFLETLLMVGISLSAAFFLGLPLGILLYVTDRGLILENSWVRQGAGVVVNLIRSIPFIILLVFLIPFTHFLLGTTIGPVAASVALSVAAIPFYARIVESAARDIDPGVIEAAVATGASPWLIIRDIILPEMTPTLITGLTITAVSLISYSAMAGTIGGGGVGDLAIRYGYYRYDNVIMFTTIILLVLLVQLIQFGGDRFAKRISKKY; this is encoded by the coding sequence ATGGACTCGATTCTACAGCTTTTGCCAGAGCTTAACGCAGCTTTCCTTGAAACATTATTAATGGTCGGTATTTCTCTCTCAGCCGCCTTCTTTTTAGGGTTACCTCTTGGGATTCTGCTTTATGTGACGGATCGAGGGCTAATCTTAGAAAACTCTTGGGTGCGCCAAGGTGCTGGCGTGGTTGTTAACTTAATTAGGTCTATTCCTTTTATCATTCTGTTAGTATTTTTAATCCCATTTACGCACTTTTTACTAGGGACAACGATTGGTCCAGTAGCTGCATCCGTCGCCCTATCCGTTGCAGCGATTCCTTTTTACGCTCGCATCGTGGAGAGCGCCGCTCGTGACATTGATCCTGGCGTCATTGAAGCAGCTGTTGCAACCGGCGCCTCTCCATGGCTTATCATCCGAGACATTATTTTACCTGAAATGACGCCAACTCTCATTACTGGTCTCACGATAACCGCTGTCAGCTTAATTAGTTATTCTGCGATGGCTGGCACGATTGGTGGAGGTGGCGTTGGTGACCTAGCGATCCGATACGGCTACTACCGTTATGATAATGTCATCATGTTCACAACGATTATCTTACTCGTTCTTCTTGTCCAACTTATCCAGTTTGGTGGAGATCGATTTGCGAAGCGTATATCTAAAAAATATTAA
- a CDS encoding methionine ABC transporter ATP-binding protein, producing MIQLDHVTKKYGDKNDIVAVDDVSLRIEKGSICGIVGYSGAGKSTLLRCLNYLEVPSSGEVSIDGVELHTLSKSELRKTRQSIGMIFQHFNLPSSRSVSQIVNFALKASGYEKKLRKQRIRELLALVGLADKENAYPSQLSGGQKQRVSIARALANDPSILLCDEATSALDPKTTQSILALLKELNQKLQLTIVLITHEVEVVKEICDTCVIMERGQIIESGNTYDVFANPKEELTASFIDTVLHFSLPEKLVNELTGHVIKLTFRGHLASEAIVSTMLQTFKVKGNILHGKVEYIQDKPLGVFIMELQGDAHEIRRAVTYLENQVSKTEVIANGLDSTAFARA from the coding sequence ATGATACAGCTAGATCACGTGACTAAAAAGTACGGGGATAAGAATGATATCGTAGCAGTCGATGACGTGAGCCTCCGCATTGAGAAGGGCTCCATCTGTGGGATCGTCGGCTACAGCGGTGCAGGTAAAAGTACGTTACTACGTTGCTTAAATTATTTAGAAGTACCATCAAGCGGCGAAGTATCTATAGATGGCGTAGAGCTACATACGTTATCCAAAAGCGAGCTTCGAAAAACGCGACAATCAATCGGCATGATTTTTCAGCATTTTAATCTACCAAGCTCAAGATCTGTTTCTCAAATCGTTAATTTTGCGCTTAAAGCTAGTGGCTACGAGAAAAAGCTACGCAAACAGCGTATTCGAGAGCTTCTTGCGCTCGTTGGTCTTGCAGATAAAGAGAACGCCTACCCCAGTCAGCTAAGTGGTGGACAAAAGCAGCGTGTGAGTATTGCGAGAGCTCTTGCTAACGATCCAAGTATTTTACTTTGCGACGAGGCAACCTCTGCCCTTGATCCAAAAACGACGCAGTCTATTTTAGCTCTATTAAAAGAGTTGAATCAAAAGCTCCAGTTAACGATCGTCCTTATTACGCATGAGGTGGAAGTAGTAAAAGAGATTTGTGATACGTGTGTGATTATGGAGCGTGGGCAAATCATTGAGTCTGGGAACACCTACGACGTCTTTGCCAATCCTAAAGAGGAGCTAACAGCCTCCTTCATTGATACCGTTCTACATTTTTCTCTCCCAGAAAAGCTTGTGAATGAATTAACAGGTCATGTCATTAAATTAACCTTTAGAGGCCATTTAGCCTCTGAGGCAATCGTCTCGACGATGCTTCAAACCTTTAAAGTAAAGGGGAATATTTTGCACGGGAAGGTCGAGTATATCCAAGATAAGCCGCTTGGCGTATTCATTATGGAGCTTCAAGGTGATGCGCATGAGATTCGTCGAGCTGTGACGTATTTAGAAAATCAGGTAAGTAAAACGGAGGTGATTGCGAATGGACTCGATTCTACAGCTTTTGCCAGAGCTTAA
- a CDS encoding LLM class flavin-dependent oxidoreductase yields MTKQLRLNAFDMNSAMHNSHGLWKHPENKRQDSYKDISYWTDLAKLLEKGKFDAIFFADVVGVYDVYQQSKAPSIKQAMQVPINDPALLVSAMASVTKHLSFAVTVSTTYEHPFSNARRFSTLDHLTNGRVAWNIVTSYLPNAARNFGLEGLIKHDERYDIADDYLDTSYKLWETSWEDDAIVNDRQADVYIDPDKVHEINHEGPYFKVEGPHLSEPSLQRTPVLFQAGTSARGRDFAAKHAECIFVGGPTPAKVKELVADLKTRVEAHGRKREDVLIFSFLSVIVAESKVDAEQKLEEYNQHWSSLAAKAQFGASGYDIAEFEDKDPDDIFSYDKPTEGGHYKAATLTKDNAKALTVGEALKRFDGITNQVIVGDPDHVAAEIQTLFTESDVDGFNLNHFVTPSDLEDFVSLVVPKLQASGIYKQDYAEGTFRKKLFPHLGNKLPDTHRAKSFKHEQALS; encoded by the coding sequence ATGACAAAACAATTACGACTAAACGCGTTTGACATGAATAGTGCGATGCATAATTCTCACGGGTTATGGAAGCACCCTGAGAACAAACGTCAAGATAGCTATAAAGATATTTCCTATTGGACAGATCTTGCTAAACTACTCGAAAAAGGAAAGTTTGACGCTATCTTTTTTGCAGACGTCGTTGGCGTTTATGATGTGTACCAACAAAGTAAAGCACCATCCATCAAACAAGCGATGCAAGTACCTATAAATGACCCTGCCCTCCTAGTTTCAGCAATGGCATCGGTCACGAAACACCTTTCCTTTGCCGTCACCGTTAGCACTACCTACGAGCACCCATTTTCAAACGCAAGACGATTCTCTACGCTCGATCATTTAACAAATGGTCGCGTTGCATGGAATATCGTCACCTCCTACTTGCCCAATGCAGCAAGAAACTTCGGACTTGAGGGTCTGATCAAGCACGATGAGCGCTACGATATTGCGGACGATTATTTAGACACCTCCTATAAGCTTTGGGAAACGAGCTGGGAGGATGATGCGATTGTGAACGATCGTCAAGCCGATGTGTACATTGATCCTGATAAGGTGCACGAAATTAATCATGAAGGTCCTTACTTTAAGGTTGAGGGTCCTCACTTGTCAGAGCCATCTCTGCAACGAACACCTGTCTTATTCCAGGCTGGCACTTCTGCCCGTGGTCGAGACTTTGCCGCGAAGCACGCAGAATGTATTTTTGTCGGTGGGCCGACTCCGGCTAAAGTTAAAGAGCTCGTAGCAGATTTAAAAACGCGCGTCGAAGCTCATGGACGAAAGCGCGAGGACGTACTTATCTTCTCGTTCTTGTCTGTCATTGTTGCAGAATCCAAAGTGGATGCCGAGCAAAAGCTAGAGGAATATAATCAGCACTGGAGTTCGCTAGCCGCTAAAGCGCAGTTTGGCGCTAGTGGCTATGACATCGCAGAATTCGAAGACAAAGATCCCGATGATATTTTTAGCTATGATAAACCAACTGAGGGTGGTCACTATAAAGCTGCCACCTTAACGAAGGATAACGCAAAGGCTCTGACAGTTGGCGAAGCATTAAAACGCTTCGATGGTATTACTAATCAAGTTATCGTAGGGGACCCTGATCATGTTGCAGCCGAAATACAGACGCTCTTTACTGAGTCCGATGTCGACGGATTTAATTTAAATCACTTTGTTACTCCAAGTGACCTCGAGGATTTTGTCTCATTAGTCGTGCCAAAACTGCAGGCTTCAGGAATTTACAAACAGGATTACGCGGAGGGCACGTTTAGAAAAAAGCTATTTCCTCACCTAGGAAACAAGCTTCCTGATACTCACCGCGCAAAATCATTTAAACACGAACAGGCATTAAGCTAA
- a CDS encoding acyl-CoA dehydrogenase family protein, with translation MSIKTTQLIEEAHILKEKFADRAAFYDESAMLPEENIRDLKNAFFLSMTVSERVGGHGLTLVPMLEILTTLAEGDAPTALSFGWHAGYCLELSEDSISPKTEKLLTTIAKEQVLLNLAQTEKATGSPARGGAPTVSAARRDSGWVINGTKTFTSFAKALDYAVISATVKETGEKGFFVIDMTKPGVTIEETWDSVSMRATRSDDLVLTDVFVEEDALLKTEALTSPKPRGWYLLVPAVYLGVAKAARAYAKEFANSYQPSTLPHPIAEVPEVQRKFGEIELALFEAETLLHATARKWEETDLQSRDDLRGDLGATKKIVTEKANIIVDLAMKVVGAKSLSQSCPLQRHFRDVRAGLHNPPAEDLVISQLGKNILK, from the coding sequence ATGTCGATCAAAACGACTCAACTTATAGAAGAGGCACACATATTAAAAGAAAAATTTGCAGATCGAGCAGCATTTTACGATGAATCTGCGATGCTACCTGAAGAAAATATACGTGATTTAAAGAATGCATTCTTTTTGTCCATGACAGTGTCAGAGAGGGTAGGTGGCCATGGGTTAACGTTAGTACCAATGCTTGAAATTTTGACGACGCTAGCTGAAGGGGACGCGCCAACAGCTCTCTCCTTCGGATGGCATGCTGGCTACTGTTTAGAATTATCGGAGGATAGTATTTCTCCTAAGACAGAGAAGTTACTTACGACGATCGCCAAAGAGCAGGTGCTACTTAATCTCGCCCAAACGGAGAAGGCAACTGGGAGCCCAGCAAGAGGAGGTGCGCCTACTGTTAGTGCTGCGAGGCGTGACTCAGGGTGGGTCATTAATGGAACCAAAACGTTTACCTCATTCGCCAAAGCATTAGACTACGCGGTGATTTCTGCAACCGTTAAGGAGACAGGAGAGAAGGGCTTTTTTGTCATCGATATGACAAAACCTGGCGTAACGATTGAGGAGACGTGGGATAGTGTTAGTATGCGCGCGACGAGAAGCGACGATTTGGTGTTGACGGACGTTTTCGTAGAGGAAGATGCGTTACTTAAAACGGAGGCTTTAACGAGTCCTAAACCGCGCGGATGGTACCTACTCGTTCCGGCTGTATATTTAGGAGTCGCTAAGGCTGCGCGAGCGTATGCGAAAGAGTTTGCTAATTCTTATCAGCCTTCAACGTTGCCACATCCTATCGCAGAAGTTCCAGAAGTCCAGCGTAAGTTCGGAGAGATCGAGCTTGCTTTGTTTGAGGCAGAGACCTTACTTCATGCTACTGCGAGAAAATGGGAGGAGACAGATCTTCAATCTAGAGATGATCTTCGCGGCGACTTAGGAGCTACTAAAAAAATTGTTACGGAGAAAGCGAATATCATCGTGGATTTGGCTATGAAGGTCGTAGGTGCAAAAAGCTTATCTCAAAGCTGTCCTTTACAACGACATTTTAGAGATGTCCGAGCAGGTCTTCACAATCCGCCAGCAGAAGATTTAGTGATCAGTCAATTAGGTAAAAATATATTAAAATAG